The following is a genomic window from Meriones unguiculatus strain TT.TT164.6M chromosome 7, Bangor_MerUng_6.1, whole genome shotgun sequence.
TGCCACCTACCATGATGGATCCATTCCGAAAACGCCTGCTTGTGCCTCAGGCCCAGCCCCCCATGCCTGCCCAGCGCCGAGGGTAAgactatttctcttttctcacctATCTCATCTCTGGTGGTAAAGTTTACCTCAATGTTGACACCAAGGAGACCCTTGGCAATTTGGGAGAGGGATTTGAAGATGGGGAGTTTGGACTGTTAACCTCTTAAATGGGTTTCTGTTTTCCTGCCAGGTTAAAGAGGAGGAAGATGGCAGATAAGGTTCTACCTCAGCGAGTAAGTGTTAGGAGGCCTGCCCGGTCCTGGCTGGCCAGGGTGGGAGGCCATCTTCCCCAGGCCAGGATTGGGGAAGGGAGGATGGTAGAACTAGAGCTGGTGAAGCAAACCATTGCATTTCTCCATCTGCAGATCCGGGAGCTTGTCCCAGAGTCTCAGGCATACATGGATCTCTTAGCTTTTGAGAGGAAGCTGGACCAGACCATTGCTCGCAAGCGGATGGAGATCCAAGAGGCCATCAAAAAGCCTCTGACGGTACATGCTACTCTGAGTCTTCCCAAACTGTTTTTCCTCCCTGGCCTTGTTTTCCAGGAGTGAGCAGGGGTCTGCTTGTACCTCTCACAGCAGAGAGCATTCCGCTAGTAGAGCACACGCTCAGCATGCTTTGAAACACATCTTGCTTTGTATGGCCACTAACCCAGTCCCCCTGCTGCTGCCTGAGTGCCAAGATCACAAGCATTTACCATTGTGCCCAGCCTATTTCTAATAAAGACAGGACGCTAgcaaatagaaaagtaactacgACTCCAAGGGTTCTTACTTCTAAGAGGAAAGTAAGTAGGGGTTCCAGCATATCTGTCCACCTCTAGCTCATTGTTCTTCCTCTTCAGCAAAAGCGAAAACTTCGGATCTATATTTCCAATACATTCAGCCCCAGCAAGGCAGATGGTGATAATGCAGGAACTGCAGGGACCCCTGGGGGAACTCCAGCAGCAGACAAGGTGGCCTCCTGGGAGCTTCGAGTGGAGGGAAAACTTCTGGATGATGTGAGTTTGGGAAGGAGgtgttgggaggggagaaggcgCATGTGAACTTAGACTATGGACAGACATGAGCACTCTTTAAGAAGTCCTAGGCTAGTGCTCCACCACAGAGCTTACACCCGTGGCTTGAGGATGAACATCTGTAGTTATTACAACTTAAATGGCAGTCAGGTGTCTTGGATTCACTCCCTACTTGGTAGGCAGAGGGGTTCATGGAGAGCCCTTTCCTGCAGCTTTGCCCCGACTGACTTTGAATGCTACTTCAGGACCCAAGACTGCGCTCCAGGATTGAATCATTTCTTATATGATTAGTGAGTTTATCAGCAGACATCTTACAGCCCTTTCCATTCCCAGCCTAGCAAACAGAAGAGGAAGTTTTCATCATTCTTTAAAAGCCTTGTCATTGAGCTGGACAAGGAACTGTATGGGCCTGACAACCATCTGGTGGAGGTAAGAATGGTCCTAGAGCCTGGGAGGGACAAGCTGCTGGGGGATGCAGAACAATAAACTCACTGTGCTGGAAGAGTGCTGTAGCCTGTCTGTCAGTGATGAACTCTGCAACCCTCTCCCTGACAGTGGCATCGGATGCCCACCACCCAGGAAACAGATGGCTTTCAGGTGAAACGGCCAGGAGACCTCAATGTCAAGTGCACCCTTCTGCTCATGCTGGATCATCAGGTGACAGATGCCCAGGGTCACACATGGGGCTTCAGGGATTCATGAAAGGGGAGCAGGTTCCTCTAactcagcagttctcaacctgttggttgtgacccctttggtggggtgtgtgtgtagaatgagcttttcacaagggtcacctaagaccattgggaaacagatatttacattacaaaacTAGTATGAAGTGGCAGTgggtaattttatggttggggtcggGCCAGCACATGACGAACTGTGTTTAAAGGCTCTCAGCATTAGGAgggtggagaaccactgctctaagtcCTTCAGATGCTGTTTCTGTGGAAGAACCTTTTTAGACTCCTTCTGTCCATTCCAGCCTCCTCAGTATAAACTGGACCCCCGACTGGCGAGGTTGCTGGGAGTACACACACAGACGAGGGCTGCCATCATGCAGGCACTGTGGCTTTACATCAAACACAACCAGCTGCAGGACGGGCATGAGCGGGAATACATCAACTGCAATCGTTACTTCCGCCAGGTCAGCTGGTGCTACCTTCTTGTTCTCTCAGCCCCTGGCTCATCTGCTCTGGAACCCTGGCCGGCCAGTGCTCAGCCAGTCTTTGGACTATTGTCTAGTGGCCCTGGAATAGTCTACTTTCCTATGCCCTCAGGCATCACCATGCCTTTGATGCTCTTTCCAGATCTTCAGTTGTGGCCGACTCCGTTTCTCCGAGATTCCCATGAAGCTGGCTGGATTGCTGCAGCATCCAGACCCCATTGTTATTAATCATGTCATTAGGTAACTAGAAGGAGGAGAAATGgctctttgaaaacagaattcacCCTGAAGCCTTACTCATATGATAGGCTTGCTGGTTGGGGTATACACAGCAtgcttcccctttctttcctgtgCCACCTGCAGTGTGGACCCTAACGACCAGAAGAAGACAGCCTGCTACGACATTGACGTGGAGGTGGATGACCCACTGAAGGCGCAGATGAGCAACTTTCTGGCCTCTACCACTAACCAGCAGGAGATTGCCTCTCTTGATGTCAAGGTGAGTCCTTTCTCTCCACAGCCTCTAGGGTCAGATTGGGGGTGAGCTGATCTGTCACTTGGAGATAGCACACTGAGGATAGGACCTTAGGCTTATGCCTCTGGGCCTACATCTGACATGCACCACTTCTCCAGATCCACGAGACCATTGAGTCCATCAACCAGCTCAAGACGCAGAGGGATTTCATGCTCAGCTTTAGCACTGACCCCCAGGACTTCATCCAGGAATGGCTCCGTTCCCAACGCCGAGACCTCAAGGTACAGTTCTCTTTTTTGAAGGTTTGGAGGGAATCCCACATCTCTCTTTTTACCCAAGCACTATTCCAGTCGCAGGGCAGACTGTCTCAGGATTTACGCCACACCTTACCCCTTCTCTTTACAGATCATCACGGATGTGATCGGAAATCCTGAGGAGGAGAGGCGAGCTGCTTTCTACCACCAGCCCTGGGCTCAGGAAGCAGTTGGGAGGCACATCTTTGCCAAGGTGAGGTTCTGCCCTTTTGAACTCCTTTTCTTGAGAGGCTGAAGCCTGAGTCTTGCTTTCTCTTCTCCAGGTGCAGCAGCGAAGGCAGGAACTGGAACAGGTGCTGGGAATTCGCCTGACCTAACCGCTCAGggattgcttccttccttccagcccCGGAACCTGGCAGGAGACCGTCCTCTTGGTTCAGGCTGGGGCTGCAGACATGTAGGATGGAGTGAGGTGTGTCTCCTGTCACCCTCAACTCCCCAGCTTTAGTTTCATAAATGTAGTTTTAGATTCCTCATTGCTTGGTCCCCAAAGCCTTATTACTTACTTTTTAGCGTTGGCTTTAATTGGGTTCGCAAGATGCCGCCTCAGCCCCCTGCAGGCAGGCCCAAGTAGGACTGCTGGAGGTTGTGCTTTAACTTTGTAACAGACATTTCCGAACCAAAGGCTGCTGGGTTTGCATGTTTACAGGCTCCACCCTAGGGCCAGTGTCAGAGCTGGCTTTGGGGAGCTGGGCAAGGAAGGGGAGGCCTAGCCCAGACTCTTCCTGGCCTTTCTCAACCAAAGTTCTTTGCCATTCCTAAACGCCCAGCCTTGCTGCTGGTTTGTCCTTTTCTTTGGGTATTTGCACTATTTGGGGAGCAGGTTTTTCTATGTgggagccactttttttttttttttgtacagaggTAACTGGGTTTTTTTCAGGGAGCCCTACTTGGTGcctcctttcttattttttttccttaatctaTGCAAGCGGCTGCAGCCGCCATCATCTCCTGGGATGCCATGGGGCTGCCCTCCCCCAGCTGCCTGGGCAAGGGGGAGTAGAATCTCCCAGAGGGAGGGAATGTGCCAGTTCTCTAACCCAGCTAAAGTAGGGGTGTGTGTgctggaggggaaggggaaagctGGAGGACTGTTACCTTTTGCAGTTGGTCTTAAGAGGGTGGGCCTAAGGCTTGGCAAATGCCACTTCTGGCAAACTTGGAAAATtccaaataaatccttttgtTTATTGGTGGTGTCCAGACCTGGTCATTGAACAGTGCAGTTGCTTATTAACAGACTGGAGTTCCAGAGAGTTTATCGCACAGACCTTTATTTGAGGGATCCACACAAGGGACATACCCTCACTTCCATAGCTTCTTGATGGACATATTTTTCTCACTATCCTTTTGCATGAcctggagagagaggaaggagagagtgcAGGATGTATGAACTGAACACAAGCTCCTGCTCCAGAGCCAACACGGCAAAGGTGAAGGCACATACCTTGGCTACTGCCATCTCAAAGTCCTCCTGAGTAACGTGGACACGCCGTTCTCTCAGAGCGTACATGCCGGCTTCCGTGCACACGCCCTAAGCagtaaagagaaactgagagCCTGCTGCTGGGCCCCAACAGCACTGAGCTGGCTCTTAAGGCTTCCCGCTACTGCCCAGTTACCTTTACTTCAGCCCCCGAAGCTCCCGGCATCAACTCAGCAATTTTTCTCAGGTTGATCCCCCTGGTCAAGTTCATTTTCCGAGAGTGGATTTTCAGAATGTCCAGCCGGGCCTAGGGGTGAGAGAAGAAAGCCCTAAGTCCTGCACCCTAACTCCACAGCCAGAGCTTCTCCAGGCACCATCCTCCACAGACCTCCTCATTGGGAGGTGGGAATTCGATTTTTCTGTCAATCCTCCCAGGACGAAGCAGGGCAGAGTCCAGGATATCAATCCTATTAGTAGCCATGATAACCTGGGAAAAGAAGGAGTCAGGGAAACAACTTTTAGACCTGTGTGCCAGCTCACACCTTTACCTGGCTTGTCTGAAAGCCTGTACCACCTCACCTTGATATTCTTGGTGGCCTCAAAGCCATCCAGCTGGTTGAGCAGTTCCAGCATTGTGCGCTGTACTTCACTGTCCCCTCCAGAGCCCCCCTCCAGCCGTGAAGAGCCGATAGAGTCAATCTCATCCATGAAGATGATCGACGGGGCATGCTCTCGTGCCATGACGAACAGCTCCCTGACCATTCTTGCCCCTATGCAAAGGCCAACGTGGCATTAGGAGCTAATGTGCCTTCCACTGGCTACCCTCCCACTTGTTCTCATATTCTTTGCCACAGTTACCTTCCCCAATGAATTTCTGTACCAGCTCAGAGCCAGAGACACGAATGAAGGTACAATCCGTATGATGAGCCACAGCTCGGGCCAACAGTGTCTTTCCAGTGCCTGGAGGTCCATACAGAAGCACTCCCTGGAGAGGGCCATACATCAGGCTTAGGGGAAAACCAACCCCCTTCAATTATGTACAAGTGAGGGCTTCGCGTTGGATCCCTTGCTTGAGGTTAGGGATGTGAAAAAATGAAGGCCAATATCCTTTCTGGACTGCATTTAAACTAGCCTAGTGCTCTAGAACTCTCCTGTGGCTGCTCTTGAGCAGGTAGGGCCACTACAGCAGTAGGTCTAGCCTGGGGCAGGAGGAACAAGCACAGCAGCCTCCTAGGAAAGGCTGCTGTTTACCTTTGGCTGTGCAATGCCCAGGGCTTCAAAGAGCTCAGGGTGCTTCACTGGCAGCTCGATCACTTCTTTGATCTCCTTGATCTGCTTGTCCAGCCCACCGATCATCTCGTAAGTTGAGTCTGGCACCTTTTCCACCATCATTAGTGACACTAGAGGGTCCACCTTATTAGGCAGGATCTTATGCAGAGTGTAGCTGTCATTTCTTAGAGCAACCCGGCAATTGGGCGTCAcctggaggaaggggagggaggtctCAGGATGCCCTTGGTAGTGCCTTCCCCACCCACACACTACCTGCCACACTCACATCGTTGATGTCGATGTTCTTGTCCACATCAACAACAAATTTGCCCTCCGGATGGACCTGAGGGAATAAGGGCTCATGATGTTCCTCAAGAGTCAACAGAGCAACCCTAGCCAGATAACACAAAGGCAATGTGCTGTTCTTGGTGTCTCCCTGCTTTTACCTTGACCAACACTTTTTTCTTATCCATGGCGCGCACTACTTCTCCAACGTAGGAGCCCTGTTcctgcagcagctgcagctccTCCCGCAACAGgcgaactaaaaaacaaaacaaaaactaaatcacCAAAAAGCCTCTAGTCTCCTAAGGACGACTTTAACATTTGGAAAGGAATCGAGAACCTGCTCACAGCAGACCGCTGAAGAGGCGCGCACAGGACACAACTACACAATCAACAGTGGAGAGCACAGCTTGAGGTTGAGAGGAGACAGCGAGCACCCAAGAAAGGCTGGGGGAAAGTGGGCAACAACCAGACCTCATCTCGGACATGAAGCTTTCCGAGTTCTCACCTTTTGCATTCAGCTCATTCCTCTGTGCCTGCAGTCTCCGGAGATTCTGGCTCTTATCGTTTACAATCAGCTGTGGAGGGCAATCGACAAATGCAATTATTCAAAGGCAACACCTGTAGGAAACTGAATCTTCACCGTGAGTCTTACAGGCAGGTTTGGGTTGCTTCTTTAGCTTCTCCAGCAGCATCTAAAGGCCCTGTCTTGTGTCTTAAGATTTCTAAGAAGCCCCGGGCAGGAGTCGCAAAAGGCTTCTAGCCCACTATTGGTCCAGGAAAAACGTAATCTAATGGGGAAAAAGTACAGCTTACTCATGGAGTGGCTACTGTAACATGGTACGCTGGAAAAGCCCTCAGGCAAGAAGCTTGAGTTCAGCTGGCCATGGTGGCGTTCACCTTTAATCGCAGTGCTAGGGAGGCAGTCAggctatctctgtgagttcaaggccagcctgatctatagagtgaattccaggacagtcaagcctacacagagaaagtctgtctcaaaaaacagaacaaaacaaagtaagtTAATTCCTAGCTCCAAGTCTTCAGATGTGTTTATGTAACTAGAAACTAGGAAAATAAAAGAGGACTGtggttgtgtgtgtataacaaagAGGTGCATAAGAGATTCGAAACAGGAAATGGGAATATAGGGAGctttagagagagggaaaataaatatgggagaagagaggaaggtaaACAACAGCAAGGATGTCAGGAAAAGTCACTAAGGAATCATCATtgacataaaataatatataatacatgtaagtctgtATACACATACAGTTTAAATGCAATTTTCCCATCTGGATTGCTAATGCTTCATTCAGGGGCCATAGATTagttaatgaaaacaaaacaacccatcAGGCATGAGAAGCTGTCTTTTGAATTGTTGGCCAGGGTtatccaagagactcccaaaacattaTAGGCTTGATTGCCTCGCATCCCCCCAGAGGAGGAAAGTAACCCTcaattgctgaagacaccaccaGCTTCAAACTCAAGACCCAGAGCACTTGAGTGGCTGATCTGACCAGAAAGCCTTGTCCCTAAGGATTAGTCTTCAGGGCACCAAAAGGTGTCACGCAAGATtccaaggaaggaagcaagcaaacGTTCTCCTGAGCTGTGATGCCTAGGAAGCACGATTTTGTGGCATACATACTGCAGTGACATCCAACAGCTCTCTAACTGGACTTACGGCCTGCTTAACGGGAGgaaccatgcctggtactggaaacctagccgaATGAATACCCTGGCTGGTTAAGTCATAGATCTTTAAGAACCTACAAACACCACTTCACTAAACTACaattcctaactacattctaatgTAACTACAGGTGGCTGTAGTTCTTAACCCTTGTCAAAGAAACTTCACAAGGCAACAAATGGAGACGATTACAGACAACCACAAAATGCAGAAATCAAGAGATGGTGTGGTGCCTGGTCCCAAccgatacatctacaacacaactcctacacctaaggctcagggatcattttggaaagagggggcagaaagattctTAGGGCTAGAGGAACAAGCTTGCAGAGgttgtctcctagaaatgtcacaGAGGCTACACTCATGAATCTCATCAACATGGCTGCTTAAACATATACGGAATAATGATGACAGCAatggacatgctaacatggatggGCGAAAGTTCATTTATGGGTTCTCAACCCTAGACTTCTGTTCTTTAATTATGGGCAACCGGGGAATGCTGGGAGGAGAAATCGCCTTCGCGAAGAAAGAGCTccccaattggttatccaataccaagtgaccgtatacatacaggtaacattaCACAGACcgaacaggttgtatttatgtatttaggaacacACGTATAAGGGGTGGTGGCAGTGGTAACAATTTCAAAGtgtaaaattaggaaaaaaaaaaaagtgaggcaaAAGGTAGGcagggtggcacaggcctgtaatttcaATACTAAAGAGGTTGAGGCTGGGAGCTGGAGAGTTCTAGGCAAGTCTGGGCTATACAATGAGatcctgttttaataattcagttaaataaacaaaaaataagacaaaggcaagacattaaaaaatttgtttctaagCTACACACAGGCAACAGCATCTACTATGCTGGTTTATTTCAGACCCGAGAGTGAGGAAATCACATACAGAAGCATTAAAAAATGGTAACACACTACaccaggctgggtgtggtggctagtgttctcaatcccagcacttggaaggcagaggcagaattgagtccagcctggtctacacagggagttctgGGTCAGCGGGGGGCACaccgtgagaccctgtctaacaAAGAAAAGGTAAGCCAGATACAAGAGCGACAGATGCACCTGGGGCtcagacattttctttgactttcGAAACCCATTTTCACTCCCATCGCTACCTCTGGCTGGTGGTGCCTTTTGCAGGTGGCCTTGTTTCCCGGCTAGAGGATGACTGTGTCTATCACATCCCATTCAttggtacctttttttttttttaattaaaatttgactCTTGGGGTTGAAGAagtggctcattggttaagagtactggctgctcttctagagaacctgggtttgattcccaacacccacacgaCAGCTCCCCAccttctgtaactctagttcaggGGATCtcacaccatcttctggcctccaccggCACACATGCAGCACAGACACAGATGCAGACAACACACcccaacacataaaataaaatgaaaaacttaaaaagcaagtgagcaaacagacaaaaaaatccTAACTAAACGTTACTCCCATCAAAGAGATGGGTCTTAAGGGTGGATTATTAATACACTTTACATTGCTTGGTACTTTCTAACTAcaaagatggggctggagaggctgCTCAGCAATTCAGAGGGCTTATTGCTTTTGCGTGGGGCCTAGAAAGGGCTGCAGAGgctgctcagcaattaagaggGCTTATTGCTTTTGCATGGGGCCTGGCTTTCGTTCTCAGCATGCTTGGCAGCTCCTAActatctgtaactcaagttcccgGGGctccattgccctcttctggcctccacaggcacctgcacacattaaaaaaaacttaggcatacacatatacacgtaataaataaacaaacaaaactacaaagGAAGACTGGAAAAGAACTCTTCACTTCATTCCCAGTGAAATAATTACTTGCAGAAATCTGCACCCATCAGCTCTCATCCTCCACTAGCTCCTTCTGGTGTCTACTCACCTGGAGTTCTTCAATCTTGGAGAGATAATATTGGCGAAGTCCACTGCCTGCCTTCCCCTCTTCCAGTTCCATCTGAAGACAAATGCAATTGTTAAACAAGGTCTTAAACTACTAAGGGGTCAAACCAAAATATTTCCAAGGCACTTCTCCATATGGCTTAAAAAACAAGGCCAGAAAAATCTcattcccttttcctcagaaactgATCTCGACAGGTGAGGTCTACGTGTGTGAACTTCGGCGTCTTAGTCCTGACCCTTCATTTTTTTGAATCCACTAAAGGATGCAGTTACCGCCTACCTCCGAAGACTTTTGGGAGGCTCAAGGGGCCGCACACCAACGGTGCGGTTTGCTCTGTAGAAAGAGCTGTACAAACCCAAGATACAACTACTACAGGCAAAGCCAGAACGGAGGGACTGCGTCCAGGTCCGGCCCCAGGCCACTCAGGCTTGCCCAGCTCCTCATTCAATTTCTACCCACCCCTGTCCCGCGTACCTCGGGCGGCGCTGACACAGCAGATCCAGTCCCAAGCAGGATCCAATCTGTCGTGGTCCACCCACCTCGGATCCACTCGACCCTCTTGCTCGTGCCCACCCCTCACTTCAGATGATGTGCACCCCGCACTGAGCTGGGGTGGCCGCCCTGCCGCCGCCGCCGGAGCCTTACCTGCTCCGGCCCATCGAGCGCCATCTTCCCTCTTTGAGCTGGGACCGCCGGCATCCAAGTCGCCTTATCGCGCAGGCGCGGAGGCGGAAGAGTGCGACCTGGAACACGGCAAAGAGTTCCGGGTCAATGGGCGGGGTGTGTGGCGTGACAATAACAGTCTCTACCCGGAGAGACGCTACTGGAGGTCAGTAGCTTTGGGAGGAAGTGAGAAGCTATAGAACTTAGGCTTGTTGCTTCCTAGAGTCTAGGTTAGTAGTTATTGTCCTCGGCCTTCCTAGCCTCCACTTCTAACTGCTAAGACCCGGGACACAGAAGTTTTTTGGCCACACTCAAAATGGCGGAAAACCTGAGGCCAGGAACGCCGGAAACGCTAGCGGAAGCGGAAGTACGATTGCTGCCTGCATGTGCCGCTTTGGAAGTATTGAAAACCTGCTCTCCAGGGGCGCGGTGAGTGATTGCTTCGCTGCTTGAAGGACCGAAGCAGTATCCAGCGCTTTGGAAGATGTCCCTAACTTTTCCTTTCTCCCCAGAGTGAGTGATATTACTATCCCATCCCGCCATGGGCAAGAAAGGCAAAGTAGGCAAGAGCCGACGGGACAAGTTCTATCACTTGGCCAAGGAGACGGGTGAGTGAGTCTGGGTTCTCACTGCATGAACGACTAATCAGCTGTCCCCTTTTTCTAATAcggattttcttttccttagagGGGTTGATGGGGTTGTGAGGCTGTGGAAGTCCTGCCAAAAAAAGTCTCTGTAAACATTATTGTTCTATATTCCCACTCCCTACGATCCAGGTTATCGTTCGCGCTCTGCCTTCAAGTTGATCCAACTCAACCGCCGCTTTCAGTTCCTGCAGAAAGCTCGGGCCTTGCTGGACTTGTGTGCGGCGCCTGGAGGATGGTAACATTTGGCAGGGAGTGCTCTTTTACTttattggttgtttttgttttcgagacagggtttctgtgtagccttggctgtcctagacgcgctttgtagaccaggcaggctggcctcgaactcatggagattcgcttgtctctgcctcccgagcgctgggattaaaggcatgtgccaccacattaAGCTGCAGGGGCTATTCTTGCTGGCACCTTCCTGGCCCTGGTTGGCTTTGAGTTGCGTTAGGGGAGGATGGGAATTGGGTCTCTATCCACCCCCGTTGCAGTAATTACACAATTCAGATTAAATATTCCATAGCACATGATGCTACTCTCAAAATTTGAAGGCAGCTTCATTTCCTCCCCCCTTATAATGAGACTGAAACTAAGGACTTCCTCATATTAGGTGGTTGCTCtattatttcttgagacagggcctcattgaACTTGATCATACTGTCTTGCCCTCCTCATCATGCCCAGCAGTTTGCTTCTTGGTTATAGAGAAGAGCCTTTGAATATGTGCATAAAGATGTTTAGACAGTACACTTACCAGGTGCCCCTAGAAGGGGTGAGACACCAAAGGAGGGAAAGGTGTTTAAATCTGCCCCTTTCACAGGCTGCAGGTGGCTGCCAAGTTTATGCCTGTATCCAGTCTCATTGTGGGTGAGTGACCCTCTGGGTATTTgagggggagggagtgtgaggTACTGATTTGTCCTACATCCCCCTCCACCCTGTAATGCACTGACCTAACTTCTTCCAGGAGTGGACCTGGTTCCAATCAAGCCTCTCCCCAATGTGGTGACTctccaggaagatatcacaacaGAGCGCTGTAGGCAGGTAATAGAatgtctccctcctccttcctgcctTTGTGAGCTGGCATCATTGCCTTAAAAAGGGTGAATGCTTCCTATTTACCATGGTTTTTAAGTACATGTCCACACAGACCCATGACAACCCTTATGTACATTTTCATCTTTACTTACAGCcaaagttttcttcttttccttgagatagggtcttgcagTATACTTCAGGATAATTTATAAATAACTATGTAGTCCAGACTGATATGGAACTAAGTATATGGTCTAATTTGGCCTTGGTCTTGTAGTCCTTttgcctttgcctcttgagtaTTGGAATTTGAGGCAAATGGCACCA
Proteins encoded in this region:
- the Smarcd2 gene encoding SWI/SNF-related matrix-associated actin-dependent regulator of chromatin subfamily D member 2 is translated as MSGRGAGGFPLPPLSPGGGAVAAALGAPPPPAGPGMLPNPALRGPGPSGGMGVPGAAAFRPMGPAAPAAQYQRPGMSPGSRMPMAGLQVGPPAGSPFGTAAPLRPGMPPTMMDPFRKRLLVPQAQPPMPAQRRGLKRRKMADKVLPQRIRELVPESQAYMDLLAFERKLDQTIARKRMEIQEAIKKPLTQKRKLRIYISNTFSPSKADGDNAGTAGTPGGTPAADKVASWELRVEGKLLDDPSKQKRKFSSFFKSLVIELDKELYGPDNHLVEWHRMPTTQETDGFQVKRPGDLNVKCTLLLMLDHQPPQYKLDPRLARLLGVHTQTRAAIMQALWLYIKHNQLQDGHEREYINCNRYFRQIFSCGRLRFSEIPMKLAGLLQHPDPIVINHVISVDPNDQKKTACYDIDVEVDDPLKAQMSNFLASTTNQQEIASLDVKIHETIESINQLKTQRDFMLSFSTDPQDFIQEWLRSQRRDLKIITDVIGNPEEERRAAFYHQPWAQEAVGRHIFAKVQQRRQELEQVLGIRLT
- the Psmc5 gene encoding 26S proteasome regulatory subunit 8 isoform X2; its protein translation is MELEEGKAGSGLRQYYLSKIEELQLIVNDKSQNLRRLQAQRNELNAKVRLLREELQLLQEQGSYVGEVVRAMDKKKVLVKVHPEGKFVVDVDKNIDINDVTPNCRVALRNDSYTLHKILPNKVDPLVSLMMVEKVPDSTYEMIGGLDKQIKEIKEVIELPVKHPELFEALGIAQPKGVLLYGPPGTGKTLLARAVAHHTDCTFIRVSGSELVQKFIGEGARMVRELFVMAREHAPSIIFMDEIDSIGSSRLEGGSGGDSEVQRTMLELLNQLDGFEATKNIKVIMATNRIDILDSALLRPGRIDRKIEFPPPNEEARLDILKIHSRKMNLTRGINLRKIAELMPGASGAEVKGVCTEAGMYALRERRVHVTQEDFEMAVAKVMQKDSEKNMSIKKLWK
- the Psmc5 gene encoding 26S proteasome regulatory subunit 8 isoform X1, whose translation is MPAVPAQRGKMALDGPEQMELEEGKAGSGLRQYYLSKIEELQLIVNDKSQNLRRLQAQRNELNAKVRLLREELQLLQEQGSYVGEVVRAMDKKKVLVKVHPEGKFVVDVDKNIDINDVTPNCRVALRNDSYTLHKILPNKVDPLVSLMMVEKVPDSTYEMIGGLDKQIKEIKEVIELPVKHPELFEALGIAQPKGVLLYGPPGTGKTLLARAVAHHTDCTFIRVSGSELVQKFIGEGARMVRELFVMAREHAPSIIFMDEIDSIGSSRLEGGSGGDSEVQRTMLELLNQLDGFEATKNIKVIMATNRIDILDSALLRPGRIDRKIEFPPPNEEARLDILKIHSRKMNLTRGINLRKIAELMPGASGAEVKGVCTEAGMYALRERRVHVTQEDFEMAVAKVMQKDSEKNMSIKKLWK